Proteins found in one Agaribacterium sp. ZY112 genomic segment:
- a CDS encoding type I secretion system permease/ATPase, with product MQQTPTEDKWLASLYWFTQHFAMQRHPAQLKTAVALDGGLLTQAEFVRAAELCGLHCEQASLAEIDKLPLPLLAVAKSKHKNTVSETDISENVSASEPLIIEAKHGDKLVVRYAALNAEGQERIAELNISDLQNTLYLLAPEKIVDARSRDLVKNTKRHWLWHAIQQVKPWYRDLLLASLCVNLLALIIPLFTMNVYDRVVPNQAVHTLWVLASGAAIALVFDWLLKQARTKVTDMAGRRIDVNVSSELFSKALGMRLEQRPKSAAAFSKQIQEFDSVRDFLTSATLATLVDLPFTLLFLIVIAWLGGPMVLVPLVIMTGIIIASLLLRGKLQKSIEEASRLSVQRQSQLLEQLQLLPETKQLNVEGLALKRWQQCVAALSDWNISARQQSQTLSHSILSSQQFVTIGLIIVGVYRIGEGLLSMGGLIAIVMLSGRAASSVNQLAMLLLKYQQTRTALDSVNQVMDLEQEAQPTQAMEVRQFEGSIQLEQVDFVYPDCERTALERISFHLARGERVALMGAAGAGKSTLLSLLAYQYRPSRGQLLFDGVDCRQWPVAELREHTAWVAQQPALIYGSLIENICLGQNSVNQDELRKAIVESGVSLFLDQLEKGLDTNVGEFGRALSGGQRQAVVLARALLRQSSLMLLDEPTSAMDQRAEALVIQNLKKLPRSTGMVIASHKPQLLSMCDRAIILDQGRIIADGPVDKLLRQRNRVRSVSVRPASTSPVSTSTKMQADGPIKQAEGKQVEPKQ from the coding sequence GTGCAGCAAACGCCCACAGAGGATAAGTGGCTCGCCAGTTTATACTGGTTCACTCAGCACTTTGCGATGCAACGCCATCCTGCCCAATTAAAAACGGCGGTGGCGCTTGATGGTGGCTTACTGACTCAGGCTGAGTTTGTACGAGCAGCCGAACTCTGTGGTTTGCACTGTGAACAGGCTAGCTTGGCCGAAATTGATAAGCTGCCATTGCCCTTATTGGCTGTTGCGAAAAGTAAACACAAAAACACCGTTTCAGAAACAGATATTAGTGAAAATGTTAGTGCTTCAGAGCCTCTAATTATTGAAGCTAAACACGGTGATAAGTTAGTTGTGCGTTATGCAGCCCTAAATGCAGAAGGGCAAGAGCGTATTGCTGAACTTAATATAAGTGACTTACAAAATACGTTGTATTTATTAGCCCCAGAAAAAATAGTTGATGCTCGCAGCCGTGATTTAGTAAAAAACACTAAACGCCATTGGTTGTGGCATGCCATACAGCAAGTAAAACCGTGGTACAGGGATTTATTGCTTGCATCTTTGTGCGTCAACTTACTCGCTCTAATTATTCCTCTGTTTACGATGAATGTGTACGACCGTGTTGTACCAAACCAAGCGGTGCACACACTGTGGGTGCTTGCCAGTGGGGCAGCAATTGCACTGGTTTTTGATTGGCTATTAAAACAAGCACGCACTAAAGTCACCGACATGGCTGGGCGGCGCATAGATGTAAATGTTTCTAGTGAATTGTTTTCCAAAGCCTTAGGGATGCGCTTAGAGCAAAGGCCTAAATCAGCTGCAGCTTTTTCTAAACAGATTCAAGAGTTCGACAGTGTTAGAGACTTTTTAACTTCGGCCACGCTCGCCACCTTAGTTGATTTACCCTTTACCTTATTGTTTTTAATCGTCATTGCCTGGCTTGGTGGCCCGATGGTGCTTGTGCCGCTTGTGATTATGACGGGTATTATTATCGCGAGTTTATTGTTGCGCGGAAAATTACAGAAAAGTATTGAGGAAGCCTCTCGGCTTTCGGTTCAGAGGCAGAGTCAATTACTTGAACAGTTACAGTTATTGCCAGAAACCAAGCAGCTTAATGTTGAGGGCCTAGCTCTTAAGCGTTGGCAGCAATGTGTGGCAGCACTGTCGGATTGGAATATCAGTGCGCGCCAGCAATCACAAACATTAAGCCACAGTATTTTAAGCAGCCAACAGTTTGTCACCATAGGTTTAATTATTGTTGGTGTTTATCGTATTGGTGAGGGCTTGTTGAGTATGGGTGGCTTAATTGCCATTGTTATGCTTAGCGGCCGGGCTGCGAGTTCGGTCAATCAATTAGCCATGCTCTTATTAAAATACCAACAAACTCGTACGGCCTTAGACTCAGTTAATCAGGTGATGGATCTAGAGCAAGAAGCTCAGCCAACACAGGCGATGGAAGTGCGCCAATTTGAAGGCTCTATACAATTAGAGCAGGTAGATTTTGTTTACCCAGATTGTGAGCGCACAGCCTTAGAGCGAATAAGTTTTCATTTGGCTCGCGGTGAGCGAGTCGCTTTAATGGGGGCTGCTGGTGCGGGTAAGTCTACCTTATTGTCTTTATTGGCTTATCAATATCGACCTAGCCGTGGCCAGTTACTTTTTGACGGGGTTGATTGTCGTCAGTGGCCCGTAGCAGAGCTGCGTGAGCATACGGCTTGGGTCGCTCAGCAGCCTGCGCTGATTTATGGCTCGCTAATAGAAAATATCTGTTTGGGCCAAAATAGCGTTAATCAAGATGAGTTGCGCAAAGCCATTGTTGAAAGTGGTGTGAGTCTTTTTCTCGATCAGTTGGAAAAAGGCTTAGATACCAATGTTGGTGAATTTGGTCGTGCCCTATCGGGAGGCCAGCGTCAGGCTGTGGTACTGGCGCGCGCGCTGTTGCGCCAATCGTCGCTGATGTTATTAGATGAACCCACCAGCGCTATGGATCAGCGTGCTGAGGCCTTAGTTATTCAAAATTTAAAAAAGTTGCCACGCTCAACAGGCATGGTGATAGCGAGCCATAAACCGCAATTACTTTCTATGTGTGACCGCGCCATTATTTTAGATCAGGGCCGTATTATTGCCGATGGCCCTGTAGATAAATTATTAAGACAACGAAATCGAGTACGTTCGGTCAGTGTACGCCCAGCGTCTACCAGCCCAGTAAGTACTTCAACAAAGATGCAAGCAGATGGCCCGATTAAACAGGCTGAAGGCAAACAGGTGGAACCCAAGCAATGA